In Pseudobacter ginsenosidimutans, the following are encoded in one genomic region:
- a CDS encoding carboxymuconolactone decarboxylase family protein, whose product MERISYSELPKGAYAALAGIQGFVDHSGLDHSLVHLIKLRVSYINSCAYCIDMHYKDAIVAGEDAKRLYSLPAWRETPYYTPQEQAVLEFAEELTYLPANKNADNIHDELNKYYSKDEIGKITMAVIAINMWNRFVRSNGPKPGVYQPGDHK is encoded by the coding sequence ATGGAACGTATTAGTTATAGCGAATTGCCCAAGGGAGCATACGCTGCACTGGCAGGAATTCAGGGTTTTGTAGATCATTCCGGCCTCGATCATTCCCTGGTCCACCTGATCAAGCTCCGTGTTTCCTATATCAACAGCTGCGCTTATTGCATCGATATGCATTATAAAGATGCGATCGTGGCGGGTGAAGATGCGAAGCGTTTGTATTCCTTACCAGCCTGGAGGGAAACTCCTTACTACACGCCACAGGAACAAGCGGTATTGGAATTTGCAGAAGAGCTCACTTATTTACCCGCCAACAAGAATGCCGATAATATCCACGACGAACTGAACAAATATTACAGCAAGGATGAAATTGGCAAGATAACCATGGCGGTTATTGCCATCAATATGTGGAACAGGTTTGTACGTTCAAACGGACCAAAACCTGGTGTATACCAACCTGGTGATCATAAATAA
- the rpsT gene encoding 30S ribosomal protein S20, whose product MANHKATKKDVRQAAKRRERNKYYGKTTRNAIRDLKALKTGKEAGEQLPEVASMIDKLAKRGIIHRNKAANLKSKLAKKVNTLAK is encoded by the coding sequence ATGGCAAATCATAAGGCTACCAAAAAAGATGTGCGTCAGGCCGCAAAACGTCGCGAAAGAAATAAATATTACGGAAAGACCACCCGCAATGCAATCCGTGACCTGAAGGCATTGAAAACAGGTAAGGAAGCCGGCGAGCAACTGCCTGAAGTGGCATCTATGATCGACAAGCTCGCAAAAAGAGGCATCATTCACCGCAACAAAGCAGCGAACCTGAAAAGCAAGCTCGCCAAGAAGGTGAATACTCTGGCAAAATAA
- a CDS encoding M14 family zinc carboxypeptidase has translation MRKSALLIVTCIISQLIMSQTITTTFEATDGKETPTYSQIIAWWKQLDQKFAEVSMLTMGPTDAGFPLHLVILSKDKDTNLASLLKKNKRVILINNGIHPGEPDGIDASMLLVRDYITGKHQLPSNVVLAIIPVYNIGGCLNRSEYYRVDQEGPTAFGSRGNSQNLDLNRDFIKCDSKEARSFAEIFHACDPDVFVDNHVSNGADYQHIMTLLSSQHNKLGGAMGEFLHKTFEPALYKEMKERNFEMVPYVDFAGKTPEEGLNAYFDGPRYSSGFATLWHSFAFVPETHMLKSYPQRVAATYALMQCFINFTSKHSEQIKTIREQTKKSTITQSAFPIAWEADKQVSIPVTYKGYGSGMKTSEVSGLPRLYYDRSQPWTKEIPYFHQYNVKTTIEKPKAYIIPQGWWKVIQLLKLNHIKMRRLTNDSTVNVEAYRIESYTASPRPYESHHNNSEVKVSSRNITKTFRKGDYYIPLDQAGNRFLVEVLEPHAPDSYFAWNFFDGILSQKEGFSSYAFEDKAADYLKEHPELRTKLEEKKAVDTAFAKSAYTQLDFIFKNSPYYEPGHMQYPVFRVLK, from the coding sequence ATGCGAAAATCTGCTTTACTCATCGTCACCTGTATTATTTCACAATTGATCATGAGCCAAACCATCACTACAACTTTTGAAGCAACTGATGGAAAAGAAACACCCACCTATTCCCAGATCATTGCCTGGTGGAAGCAGCTCGATCAAAAGTTCGCTGAAGTCAGCATGCTCACCATGGGCCCCACAGATGCCGGCTTTCCCCTGCACCTCGTGATCCTGTCAAAAGACAAAGACACCAACCTGGCCAGCCTCCTCAAAAAGAACAAGCGCGTTATCCTCATCAATAACGGCATCCACCCCGGCGAACCCGATGGCATCGACGCCAGTATGCTGCTGGTCCGCGACTATATTACCGGCAAACATCAACTGCCTTCCAATGTAGTGCTTGCCATCATTCCGGTTTACAATATCGGGGGATGCCTCAATCGCAGTGAATACTATCGGGTAGACCAGGAAGGCCCAACAGCTTTCGGTTCCCGCGGCAATTCACAAAACCTCGATCTCAATCGTGATTTCATCAAATGCGATTCCAAAGAAGCCCGCTCCTTCGCGGAGATCTTCCATGCCTGCGATCCGGATGTTTTTGTAGACAATCACGTAAGCAATGGCGCCGACTACCAGCATATCATGACGCTCCTCAGCTCGCAGCATAATAAGCTCGGCGGCGCCATGGGAGAATTCCTGCACAAGACTTTCGAGCCAGCCTTATACAAAGAGATGAAGGAAAGAAATTTTGAAATGGTGCCATATGTGGACTTCGCCGGTAAAACTCCGGAAGAAGGTCTCAATGCCTATTTCGATGGGCCACGCTACAGCAGCGGCTTTGCCACGCTCTGGCATAGCTTCGCCTTTGTGCCGGAAACACATATGCTCAAGAGCTATCCGCAACGTGTGGCTGCCACTTATGCGCTCATGCAATGCTTCATCAACTTCACATCCAAACACAGCGAACAGATCAAAACAATCAGGGAACAAACGAAAAAGTCCACCATCACCCAATCTGCCTTCCCTATCGCCTGGGAGGCTGACAAGCAGGTGTCCATACCCGTTACTTACAAAGGATATGGTTCAGGTATGAAGACCAGCGAAGTATCCGGACTGCCCCGTTTGTATTACGATCGCAGCCAACCCTGGACCAAGGAAATTCCCTACTTCCATCAATACAATGTCAAGACCACGATAGAGAAGCCCAAAGCATATATCATTCCACAGGGCTGGTGGAAAGTGATCCAACTGCTGAAACTGAACCATATCAAAATGCGCCGGCTTACCAACGACAGCACTGTGAATGTGGAAGCCTACCGTATCGAAAGCTATACTGCTTCTCCCCGCCCATACGAATCTCACCATAACAATAGTGAGGTAAAAGTCAGCAGCCGCAACATCACCAAAACTTTCCGAAAAGGCGATTACTATATACCGTTAGACCAGGCGGGCAACCGTTTCCTGGTGGAAGTGCTGGAACCGCATGCGCCGGATTCCTATTTTGCCTGGAATTTCTTCGATGGCATTTTATCGCAGAAAGAAGGATTCAGCAGTTATGCTTTTGAAGACAAGGCAGCAGATTACCTGAAAGAACACCCGGAGCTGAGAACAAAACTGGAAGAAAAAAAGGCCGTGGATACGGCCTTTGCGAAAAGCGCTTACACGCAACTCGATTTCATTTTTAAAAATTCACCTTACTATGAACCGGGACATATGCAATACCCCGTATTCCGTGTATTGAAATGA
- a CDS encoding sigma-70 family RNA polymerase sigma factor, with amino-acid sequence MTDALRPLLTTYAYNILGSLHDAKDIVQDAYLKFMQANTEHIENKKAYLVRTVINLAINLKNRQQQLIDSYPGEWLPEMVATDAADTILNKKDVLSYSLLVLLEKLNPKERAVFILKEAFDYEHEEIAQALDLTVENSRKLLSRAKSKLREPAPQADSTVPADYVSKYMEVIRNGDTSKLEQLLHKDIVVISDGGGKAVAFRNPVAGIQNVAKLLMAIKHKYYAQFREVQKEINHQPALFYYQGDELVTAMVFVIENGQLLNVYFMRNPDKLKILQESL; translated from the coding sequence TTGACAGACGCGTTACGACCTTTATTGACCACGTACGCCTATAATATCTTAGGCTCCCTGCACGATGCGAAAGACATCGTGCAGGATGCCTATCTTAAATTCATGCAGGCCAATACGGAGCATATCGAAAACAAGAAAGCCTATCTTGTTCGCACCGTCATCAACCTGGCCATCAATCTGAAGAACCGCCAGCAGCAACTGATCGACAGCTACCCGGGCGAATGGTTGCCGGAAATGGTAGCTACCGATGCCGCTGACACCATCCTCAATAAAAAAGATGTGTTGAGTTATTCCCTCCTGGTGCTCCTGGAAAAACTCAATCCAAAAGAAAGGGCCGTCTTCATACTAAAAGAAGCATTCGATTATGAGCATGAGGAGATCGCTCAGGCGCTTGATCTCACAGTAGAGAATAGTCGAAAACTGCTCAGCCGCGCCAAATCAAAACTCCGCGAGCCCGCTCCGCAAGCGGACTCTACCGTTCCTGCCGACTACGTTTCCAAATACATGGAAGTGATCCGTAATGGCGATACCTCTAAGCTTGAACAACTGTTGCATAAAGACATCGTTGTGATCTCCGATGGCGGTGGAAAAGCTGTGGCGTTCAGGAACCCTGTGGCCGGTATCCAAAATGTGGCCAAACTCCTTATGGCCATCAAGCATAAATATTATGCTCAGTTTCGCGAAGTACAAAAAGAGATCAACCACCAGCCTGCACTTTTTTATTATCAGGGCGATGAACTGGTGACGGCCATGGTCTTTGTGATCGAAAATGGCCAGTTGCTGAATGTTTACTTCATGCGTAATCCTGACAAACTCAAAATCTTACAGGAAAGTTTATAG
- a CDS encoding 2-oxoglutarate dehydrogenase E1 component encodes MKDFSYITNSHPAFIESLYQDFLKNPEGVDPEFRKFFEGFDFAVAEGKAGSNGHAANGVATETGTAGAGIDWKKEVGAYRLILGYRNKGHLIAKTNPIRPRKDRGANLELSFYGLSDADLDKSFQAGNLIGLGTTTLKNILAHLQQTYANHVGLEFKYISDQKKVDWLTNEMERNFAKPLGLPQKKRILEKLNQGVMFEKFLHTKYVGQKRFSLEGGETTIPALDAIINSAAEGGVQEVVIGMAHRGRLNVLANVMGKTYEQIFSEFEGTAKMDQTMGSGDVKYHLGYGSEVNTPDGKTIHLKLMPNPSHLEAVDPVVVGFARAKADVLYESDYDKILPILIHGDASIAGQGVVYEVAQMSDLKGYYTGGTLHFVINNQIGFTTDFDDARSSDYCTSLAAMIQAPVMHVNGDDAEAVVKCAEIAIRYRQEFNEDFFIDMVCYRKHGHNEGDDPKFTQPGLYSLIDKHPNPREVYTNFLLENGEADAKDLAKEMEKKFWSDLQERLDEVKQHPLPYHYQQPELWWKSLRKATPEDFDQSPDTAINQENFKKIFDALMTWPADFKPLKKVEKIIQDKIKLFTEEGKVDWATAELLAYGSLLVDGNDVRMSGQDVCRGTFSHRHAVLRDENTDQSYSRLSNIPGATGKFRIYNSLLSEYAVLGFEYGYALANPNSLVLWEAQFGDFSNGAQTMIDQFISAGEQKWNRMDGVVMLLPHGYEGQGPEHSSARMERFLAMGAELNMVLTNITTASNFFHAMRRQLAWPFRKPWINFAPKANLRHPGTYSKMDEFLNGGFREVIDDTFVNADEVTKVLFCSGKIYYDLLDRQQKEGKKDTAIIRLEQLYPLPLKQLEALYAKYSKATWFWVQEEPLNMGAASFLKMNLTSINYGVISRQPSAATATGYAKVHAQEQAEIIDTAFSI; translated from the coding sequence ATGAAGGACTTTTCGTATATCACTAACTCTCATCCTGCCTTTATTGAGAGCCTATACCAGGATTTTTTGAAAAACCCAGAAGGTGTAGATCCCGAGTTCAGAAAATTTTTCGAAGGTTTTGATTTTGCTGTAGCTGAAGGTAAAGCCGGCTCTAACGGACACGCTGCCAATGGCGTAGCCACTGAGACAGGAACTGCAGGTGCTGGTATCGACTGGAAGAAAGAAGTCGGTGCATACCGCCTCATCCTCGGTTACCGCAACAAGGGGCATCTCATTGCCAAAACCAATCCTATCCGCCCACGCAAGGATCGCGGCGCCAACCTGGAGTTGTCGTTCTACGGCCTTTCCGATGCGGATCTCGATAAGTCCTTCCAGGCCGGTAACCTTATCGGACTGGGCACTACCACGCTTAAGAACATTCTTGCCCACCTGCAGCAAACCTATGCCAATCACGTGGGCCTCGAATTCAAATACATCAGCGACCAGAAAAAGGTGGACTGGCTCACCAATGAAATGGAAAGGAATTTTGCGAAGCCACTCGGCCTTCCGCAGAAAAAACGCATCCTGGAAAAACTGAACCAGGGCGTTATGTTCGAGAAATTCCTCCATACCAAATATGTTGGTCAGAAAAGATTCTCGCTGGAAGGTGGCGAAACCACCATTCCCGCACTGGATGCCATCATCAACTCCGCTGCAGAAGGTGGTGTACAGGAAGTGGTGATCGGTATGGCGCATCGCGGACGCCTCAATGTACTGGCCAATGTGATGGGCAAAACCTATGAGCAGATCTTCAGCGAATTTGAAGGCACTGCAAAAATGGACCAGACCATGGGCTCCGGCGACGTGAAATATCACCTCGGCTACGGCAGTGAAGTGAATACACCAGACGGCAAAACCATCCACCTTAAACTCATGCCCAACCCTTCCCACCTGGAAGCGGTTGACCCTGTAGTTGTAGGTTTCGCTCGTGCAAAAGCCGATGTGCTTTACGAAAGCGATTACGACAAGATCCTCCCCATCCTGATCCACGGCGATGCCAGTATCGCAGGTCAGGGTGTTGTATATGAAGTGGCCCAGATGAGCGACCTTAAAGGTTACTATACCGGTGGTACGCTTCACTTCGTGATCAATAACCAGATCGGTTTCACCACCGATTTCGATGATGCAAGAAGCTCCGACTACTGTACTTCCCTCGCCGCCATGATCCAGGCCCCGGTGATGCATGTGAACGGAGACGATGCCGAAGCAGTAGTGAAATGCGCAGAGATCGCCATCCGCTACCGCCAGGAATTCAATGAAGATTTCTTCATCGATATGGTGTGCTACCGTAAACATGGTCACAATGAAGGCGATGATCCGAAGTTCACCCAACCCGGACTGTATTCGCTGATCGATAAACATCCCAATCCACGTGAAGTGTATACCAACTTCCTGCTGGAGAATGGTGAGGCCGATGCCAAAGACCTGGCGAAGGAAATGGAAAAGAAATTCTGGAGCGATCTCCAGGAAAGACTGGATGAAGTAAAACAACATCCTCTTCCATATCATTATCAGCAACCTGAGCTCTGGTGGAAGAGCCTGCGTAAGGCAACTCCCGAAGATTTCGATCAGAGCCCTGATACAGCTATCAACCAGGAGAACTTCAAAAAAATATTCGACGCACTCATGACCTGGCCTGCAGACTTCAAGCCACTGAAGAAAGTGGAGAAGATCATCCAGGACAAGATCAAACTATTCACTGAAGAAGGAAAAGTGGATTGGGCCACAGCCGAGCTTCTTGCCTACGGAAGCCTGCTGGTGGATGGCAACGATGTTCGCATGAGCGGACAGGATGTTTGTCGCGGTACTTTCTCTCACCGTCATGCTGTACTGAGAGATGAGAATACCGATCAGTCATACAGCCGTCTCAGCAATATCCCCGGCGCTACCGGAAAATTCAGGATCTACAATTCCCTGCTCAGCGAATACGCTGTGCTTGGTTTCGAATACGGCTACGCGTTAGCCAATCCCAACAGCCTCGTGCTCTGGGAAGCGCAGTTCGGAGATTTCAGCAATGGCGCACAGACCATGATCGACCAGTTCATCTCTGCCGGTGAGCAGAAATGGAACCGCATGGACGGTGTGGTGATGCTGCTGCCCCACGGATATGAAGGACAGGGCCCCGAGCACAGTTCCGCCCGTATGGAGCGTTTCCTGGCAATGGGCGCTGAACTGAATATGGTACTGACCAATATCACTACCGCTTCCAACTTCTTCCACGCGATGCGCAGGCAACTGGCATGGCCATTCCGCAAACCATGGATCAACTTCGCTCCCAAGGCAAACCTGCGTCACCCCGGCACTTATTCCAAAATGGATGAGTTCCTGAACGGAGGATTCAGGGAAGTGATCGATGATACCTTTGTGAATGCAGATGAAGTAACCAAAGTGCTGTTCTGCAGTGGAAAGATCTACTACGATCTCCTGGACCGTCAGCAGAAAGAAGGTAAGAAAGATACGGCCATCATCCGCCTGGAGCAATTGTATCCGCTGCCACTGAAACAACTGGAAGCCCTGTATGCGAAATATAGCAAGGCTACCTGGTTCTGGGTTCAGGAAGAGCCGCTGAACATGGGCGCGGCCAGCTTCCTGAAAATGAACCTGACCAGCATCAACTATGGTGTGATCAGCCGTCAGCCAAGTGCGGCTACTGCTACCGGTTATGCCAAAGTGCATGCACAGGAACAGGCAGAGATCATCGATACAGCCTTTTCAATTTGA
- the odhB gene encoding 2-oxoglutarate dehydrogenase complex dihydrolipoyllysine-residue succinyltransferase — protein MIDIKVPTVGESISEVTLLKWVKKDGDYVERDEVIAELESEKATFEVNAEKAGVLKTGGAAEGDTLKIGDVLATIDETAAKPEKAEAPAAAASNGKAAEAAAPKKEAAPAQSAAPVASVPNDIKATPVAAAIIADKKVDPKSVTPTGYQGKIIKDDVLAALSNPGKVTGGKALFNRDKRSEKMSQLRKTISRRLVESKNTTAMLTTFNEVDMTNIMAIRTKYKDKFKEIHGVGLGFMSFFSKACSIALQEWPAVNAYIDGDQLVYHDYADISIAVSTPRGLTVPVIRNVESLSMADIEKKVIELAGKAKDNKLTMEELQGGTFTITNGGVFGSLMSTPIINLPQSAILGMHKIQERPMAINGQVVIRPMMYVALSYDHRIIDGRESVSFLVRVKELLENPEQLLIGRDPVKSLLEL, from the coding sequence ATGATCGATATTAAAGTTCCTACAGTAGGCGAATCTATCAGTGAAGTAACCCTTTTGAAATGGGTGAAGAAAGACGGGGATTATGTAGAGAGAGACGAAGTGATTGCAGAGCTGGAAAGCGAGAAAGCTACTTTTGAAGTAAATGCCGAGAAAGCAGGTGTACTTAAAACCGGAGGCGCTGCCGAAGGTGATACCCTGAAGATCGGAGACGTGCTGGCCACCATCGATGAAACAGCTGCGAAGCCAGAGAAGGCCGAAGCGCCCGCTGCTGCTGCTTCCAACGGAAAAGCTGCTGAAGCTGCTGCTCCCAAAAAAGAAGCTGCTCCTGCACAAAGCGCTGCTCCTGTTGCATCTGTTCCCAATGATATCAAGGCTACTCCTGTTGCAGCTGCGATCATTGCCGACAAAAAAGTGGACCCCAAGTCTGTTACGCCTACCGGCTACCAGGGAAAGATCATAAAAGACGATGTGCTGGCAGCCCTCAGCAATCCCGGAAAAGTTACCGGAGGCAAGGCGCTGTTCAACCGCGATAAGAGAAGTGAAAAAATGAGCCAGCTGCGTAAGACCATCTCACGCAGACTGGTAGAATCAAAGAATACAACCGCCATGCTCACCACTTTCAATGAAGTGGACATGACCAATATCATGGCGATCCGTACCAAATACAAAGACAAGTTCAAGGAAATCCATGGCGTGGGCCTCGGTTTCATGAGCTTCTTCTCCAAAGCATGTTCCATTGCATTGCAGGAATGGCCTGCGGTGAATGCTTATATCGATGGCGACCAACTGGTGTATCATGATTATGCCGATATTTCCATCGCTGTATCAACACCCCGCGGTCTCACTGTGCCGGTTATCCGCAATGTGGAAAGCCTCAGCATGGCTGATATCGAAAAGAAAGTGATTGAACTGGCTGGTAAAGCCAAAGACAATAAACTCACAATGGAAGAGCTCCAGGGCGGAACCTTCACCATCACCAATGGTGGCGTGTTCGGTAGCCTGATGAGCACACCTATCATCAATCTTCCTCAGTCTGCTATCCTGGGTATGCACAAGATCCAGGAGCGCCCCATGGCCATCAATGGTCAGGTGGTGATCAGGCCGATGATGTACGTAGCTTTGAGCTATGATCACAGGATCATCGATGGTCGTGAGTCTGTAAGCTTCCTGGTTCGCGTGAAGGAGTTGCTGGAAAATCCTGAGCAGCTGCTGATCGGAAGAGATCCTGTGAAGAGCTTGCTGGAACTGTAA